The Coffea arabica cultivar ET-39 chromosome 2c, Coffea Arabica ET-39 HiFi, whole genome shotgun sequence genome includes the window TAATTCTGCTTCTACTTTGGAAGGAGTTTCTGTTGGCTGATAATGTTGCTTCAAAGAAGGCTCCAGCTGATGCTATACTTGTGGACTTTGGTGAACTTAATTGACGAACTGTTTGCAAGATGTCTTGGGTTTCATGCTTAGTAGCAGtaaccaaaaaatgaaaaaaaagaagaagtgcTGTGCTATTCTTGCAATGACTTCCACTGGGTTCACTTGCTGAAATCTGCTTGTTGCCTTTGGAGTGACCAGCTACTGATGATGCTCGACATGCAGTGATTCTAAGTGACATTTTTTGAGATTTCTCTATAACATGTTTTGCTGAAGCCTCCTTCCTTTTACTGGACCAAGCAATGGCATAATTAATATCCTCCGCAATCTTTAGGAAGTTCAGCTTTTACCAATGTAAATATTGCACATAAGTTGTAGAAGCCCTGATTAGTAGGTTCTGGAAAATTTATAATTTGGCGAACTTAGTGGTACGCTTTTTGGAATCTCTTATTCAAGAAGTCCAAGTGATATTTTTACGTGGTATTGAGGGTCTGTCAAGTTTCATTCAGTGGCGTAAGGGATTCTTTCAATGCACTCCATGTGGCGAGAGTTTGGCTTCCATGCACAATATATGCATATGAGGAACCTTTCCAGGTTAGCAAGGCAGAATTTGTCGATTGCAACTATTTGCAATCGCAGTTGTTTCCAAAAAGTTTGCTAATAGATTGAGCTTGTTCCAACTCTTGTTAAGTTTTGCAAAAACCTGAAGGCATGCAAAGTCACTGGATTTTAAGTTACTGAAGGCAGCAGCTCTAAAGAGAGGATTTTCTTCTTGTGCATGGTGGCTGAAGATAATCTTATTCGGCTGCTCGGTGAAACGGGATTTCAGGTAACAGTTGTTAAACTTGATGATGGTTCAAAGTGCAATGAGGCTGCATAAAAGTTGTCAGCTAAGCATCACATTTGTACTCTGCTCATCTGCCTCTTTGGTCTCATCATGTTAAATGTGAGATCTCTCTTTCATGTCACGTATCTTAGATACGTCGCATTCCTAGGAGCGGAGGATTGTTTTGAAGGTCTGGATGGCTCTTCACTGATGCCTTGCTGTGCTGAAAGTTGTGGACTATTTGGAGCTGAGATGTTGTTACGCTTTTGGCATATTTGTTGACTAGTTTATAATGGCTCTGGGAGTTTTCAGGCTCGGATTGTCCCATGTACTTTGCTGTTTTCATTCCTGTGCTATTTTAAGGATTCACAACTGGCTGCAAAAATCATCTATGGAAATCGTAAGCTTGTAGGTGGTTCACATCTTCTTCCCTTTGGCAGTCATTTTGATTGAAGAATTTGAGAGGGATGGTAGAGGAACACAGAAATGCAGTTTCTTCCTCGTGTACCGCGTTGGTGGTTCCAGGCTTGAATGGGTAGACGACTGATTGCGCTGCTTTGCGCAGGCAGGGTATGAAGTATGAATAGAAAGAATGGCAAATTTTGGTCTGTAAAGAGTTTTGTAGGTGTCAAGCAATCTCAGCGTCCTTGGCGAAGATCATATTTATGCTaacttctccaaaaaaaaaaaaaaaaaaaaaaaaaaatcattttatactGCCGAGAGATGATGTCAATGGAGCTCCTCCTTGTACGGTTGAAATGTCCGTCCATCCATCCATCTTCTTCTTATATATGCCATGCCGAAGATGAGATCACATCCATTCATTTGTTGAAATGAAATGACCTCACaaattatttgttttatttgtattttttaaatttattgcgtgtgtgagtgtgtgtgtgtgtgtgtgtgtttttttttttaaaaaaaaaaaacttgagaaACGCCGTCCATAAATAAAGCGGAGAGCACATCATATAGCACGCCGTCCACTTTTTTGTCGCTGGTCAAAACTAAAACGGGGTTAAATTAATGGTGGATTGCGGTtgactcctctttttttttttgggaaggaTGAGTTTGACTTGCCTTGTGTCGTCAGCTTCTATTTCCGTCCTCAATGAGATGAATAAAGACTACCGTTGAAAGCTGCACATACGTAGGATCCAGCTAGGATTTACCAATAACTTAATTCATTTTTAAGTAGTTATTTTTCTTAACTTTATATTCAGTGGTTGGGATAGAACCGACGACGCCCCGCCCGCCCGCTAAAAAGTCTAATGATATTTTAAGTAGGCAGTGTTACCTCTAAATCCGCTCCCATTTTAAGGGATCCTGTAAAATCTAAAGCTCGGCTCGAAttgcctctttttctttttaaaaaaaatttttgataaaaaaatatactgtaatGATTTAATAGATGTAAAATAAAGGAATGTTTGTTAAAAAATGTATTGATGAAGAGcgtaaaaaatttttgaagaaaaatagcAGTCCAAACAAGCTCTGTATGTATTATAGAGTTAGGTTAAATTATCGATGTATTTATATATTACTCGTTAATATCATCATTTATTAAAACAGGTGGATTCAATTAATAATTGCTTTTTATAGGTGGACTCAATTAATAATTTGACTTGAGCATTTTGGACTAGTGACTTAAGCTCAACAAATTATTGGGGAAAAACTCGAGATATTGTACAAATAGCCCCAGAAGTTATTTAATCAATCTAGGACCCTATTGCTTAAGCAAGCTTTATCAATTAAACCCATAATATTATTGTACGACAAGGGGATGAAAGTTGACATTAGCAGTATAATTTATGACACAGAGCTATAAAAGATCCTTGGCTCCTTGCCACGTCACgaaccatttttctttttttttttttttttcttacctCTACCCGTTCATGTTACCCTTGGGGCGAAAATACAATTTGTTTGTATTATCAATATTTTattcaaccacctttttatctcatatatattacataaaaaaaaagtactacagtatttttttcaaaatattattctaaataatctaCTATTCAAACACAACACACAATTGTAAATAATTCGTATTGTGACTTGAAGCTTGGTCCActgccatatatatatatatatatataccaacAAATGAAAGCTTATACAATTATAGACACTAACAAAATTAGGGATAAAATATTGATTTAGACTTGAAATCTAAATATTGCACATATAACATGCAATCAAATTCAACAGTCTGTAGCTATCAATATACATAATTCACACTAAAATTCATAAAATgcacttttcaaaaaaaaaaattcataaaatacAGAATATGCGGGcgtttaaatataaaaaatttgttgttatgcattcaaatttctaagaacaaatttagattaatgtcaaaattatataacaataaaaaaaaaaaaagaaacgacaGAATAATGACAGAATACACGTAATACTGGGTAAGAAGCCCAGCATCAGATTTCCCCGAGGCCTCACCTTCAGAACAGCTCCCACAGCTAAGTGGGGAAATCCGCGCCAACAGCCCAACGCAAAAACTtcgaccccaaaaaaaaaaaaaaaaaaaaaaaaggaggaagcaCGAGCAGTAGTAGTGCTGCAACTTGGTTGCCAACTGCTACgccaaaaaaatattattctaaAAACGCAGAATCACGACTCCTCCGCCCCCACCAGCAGCCAGTCATTCCCCCGACTGGAGGAGTCTTCTTCTGTATATGGAGCTactacaagaagaagaagacgaaGACGAGGAAGAAGCCCAAGAACATCGTTAACGAGAAGCCACCccccttcctcctcctcctcctcctcctcctccttcaaTCGCTAAATCTCACAATCAATTTTCCTCCTTTACGTACCACATCTATACATATACAGAAGACTCTATTGTAATACCATACACTGCATTCATACATACACACGTAAGAAGACGAGGGGAGGAGGGTAGCGAATTATGAAGATGGCGAAGGGGCAATCCCTGTTTAGGAGGAGGAAGAAGGCTTCGCTGCCTCCCCACCCACCGGAGATTGAAGCTACCACTAGCTCTGCCCTGGTGCCGGTCGTgcccaataataataataataattttgcttcttcttcttctacggCGATTGTGGCAGCCGCCGGGAATAATAATAAGGCTTCTGTCGGGAAGAAGAAGGCGGGTGGGGCGGCGAGGCTGTGGATGAGGTTTGATCGGACGGGGCAGTCGGAGTTGATTGAGTGCGATAAAAGCGTCATTATTAAGCGCGTCTCTATACCTGCTCGTGATCTCCGAATTCTCGGCCCTGTCTTCTCTCATTCCTCCAGTATTCTTGGTAAATTTGTTTTATTCATTAGTTAATACTAGCAACGATCTTCATCTTATCCTCTGAACCCTCAAGTCGTTTCTAATCCATGGCGTTATCGTTGTTCTCCTTTTAAAGTCTACGTGCTTGTACTTTGATGGGAATAATGCATTGGTGATAAACAATTGCTCTGGTCTATTGCAATAACCTTTGACCTATAATAATCCTCACCTCACCTTCATTGCCTGATATAGGCTACAATGATATATGTGGTCGTTGCTTTGTGAATTATCTAGAATTTTGCGTCTTCATTTGCTGTGGTACCAAGATGATTCGCACTGATTTTCGGCCTTGAATCTGAGAGTTCAATAGCGGTACATTCTTCTCCTATTAGATGGGAGGGAAATTGTAGCACCTCTGCTATTACGAAAGAGATTAGTATTTTCAGCCTTGTACTCTAAACTTTTTTTATAGATTAACTCTGGAGACCCTCATCCTAACCCTAACAGTCATTACACGGTTTCTCGTGACTGACAATTGAGCAGTTCAAGCATAGACTACTAGGCATCTGAATTTTTCATCAGTCAGGCCGTTATATGCCATTGCTAGATTGTACAGGTTGATATTGGGcctgtcttttctttttctttgtttgaatATAAATTCCACTAGGATCAAACCGAAAGTTGCTTGTGCATCTGGGAGTTGAATTAGCCTTCCCTTTTTGGAATTCAACGAACAAATCTCTTAACTGCAGTGAATGCAACTCTTGAGCCCTTTTTGGGAGCAAGTATAGATTGTATTTCCAGTTTGGAAAGAAGGGGGGGGGgcataaaaatttttattgaagAGATTTAGTTATCCTTTTAGATAACATGGCCTAACTTTGTAGAGTTTTTGGCTTTCTGCTCATTTTACCCATATAAGCAATCATTTTTATGTTGTGAGATGATGCTGTTACGAGCTACCAAGATAGATGCTTGGAGATAAAATTGGTTCTCATATATTCTAAACATCTTACTATTCTTGCTTTGAGATCAGGTGATAGGATTGGGTTGCTATTATTGGCGATTGAGCAAGATGAGAAGTTCCTTTTTCTATTCTCTTGGTATGGTTTTAGACTGCTGACCCGGAGGCTTCCTAAATTTGTTGGGATGCTTATCATGATAAATGTGGTTACTTAGTGGACGAGGAAGACTGAATTCAATTAAAATTTTCTAGTGGGTGCCCATGAGTGTGACCGTGGTTTTTCGTGTGGCCACTGTTGTTTTAATACTGTAGTTTGTCCCTTTTGGGGGTGTGGAAGTGTGTGAATCGACCGGTTAGATAAATCCTTGAcactttcttttttccaatttttgtgtgatttttgttggCAATGTTGTGCATTTTTCTTGAGGGGATGGCTCTCCCTAAGGCTTAGAGctcataaataacaaaaataatgcCTCTGAGTAAGGGATGATCCTCAATGTATGTCTCATGGCTGGTATAGTCTATTATCCTGCAAAAATCTCAGAAAGtgcatttcttttcattttgatattcttcttcttcctctcctttttttttggatgaattgagcTCAATGAATTTCAAGACTtttacttgttcatttttgTTGTACTTTCCAACCTTTAATTTTTGCTTTTTGGTTTGCAGCTAGGGAAAAGGCTATGGTGGTCAATTTAGAGTTCATAAGAGCTATAGTTACAGCTGAAGAGGTATTGCTGGTTGATCCTCTGAGGCAGGATGTTCTTCCATTTGTTGATCAGCTGAGGCAGCAACTTCCTCACAAAAGTGCTTTCAAGAATGATGGAACTGGCCAAATAGTTGCGCAAGATGATGAGATGCTATTTCCAACATCTGAACAATGGTTGCCTGCACCAGAAACTGTTGAAGGTATGCAGGCAGAGCTTCCATTTGAGTTCCAGGTTCTGGAGATTGCATTAGAAGTGGTTTGTACATTCTTGGATTCCAGTGTGGCAGAGCTAGAGAGAGATGCTTACCCTGTTTTAGATGAACTGGCTATGAATGTTAGCACCAAGAATCTTGAGCGTGTTCGGAGTTTAAAAAGCAATCTTACCCGATTGCTTGCACGTGTACAAAAGGTACTTATTTATTCAGTTTTGTTATTCAGGGCAAAATTTGGTTATCCCAACCTTACAGAAATGGGAGACAAAATCACGCTTTTACATGTCTCTGTCTTTTGGTTTTTTGCTGGAAAAGATTACAAGCAGAAGTTTCAACAAGTCATGCATATTGTCATTTGTTGGTCAGAATTGAAAGGACTGGTGTTGTTTGGTGACTAATAAAAAAGATTGAATGCATTAACACAAGCTTGGTGTGCTGGTGTGGTTCGTTAGTAGGGTAGGATTGAAGTGAGTGGAAGGTGGCAGAAGGGCTGGGAGGGGAGGGGTTCCGCACCATCTTTAAAAGCACCTCTAAAAACACCATGTTAAATGTTTTTGTAGACACCCATCTACAGTTGgaactttttttaaaaacacccaTTCAGATGGACTCCCAGTTATTTTATCATGCTTAAGCCACGAAATGCTCTCCTGTTCTTCTCATTCATCAATGCTCAAAGCACCTGTCCTGTTTTAAGCTTTTCCATTTTCTGTACAAGtatgtatataaaatatatatatatatatatatatatatatatatatatatattactccCTCCATGCCATTGAAACTGTCATACTTTCCTTTTTGGTATGTCCCAAATTAGTGTCACCCAAAATAGCAAAAAATTTATCTACCAAATTCCAGTTCCTACCCTTAGTTTTGCTAGCTTTTTCTTTGTAGAGAGTGGTGCGCCCATTAACTCCTGCTTTGATCTGTTTGCTAGGCCAATCATCCACTTGAGTTGCACTGCATTTTGTTGGTTCATTAAATGGAGAAGCATGTTATCATGCAAGAAATTGGTTCAAATTTGAGATGGTATCAACAAAAAATACACGGGCCGACATTTATGATGATTGTCCCATCTTGCAACTATTGAAACAAAAGATGACCGGTCAGTGCAATCTCATGTGGGCAAAATGGGAAAAACTTGCAGAATATACCACTACCTTTCCACCGTTCACAAAAAACACATATACTGAAGTGTAACAAAAATTATGGGACAGAGGGAGTACTATATTCCAATAGTTAGTCTTAAATATCTCTGATTGGCAAGTGGAACAAATCAATGCAGATAATATAATGCCACACAAGAGCAGATTTTCCATCCGACTTCTTTatggatcttttttttttatttttatttttcactgGAGCTTTGTTAATGGAGCTTGTTTGTAGGTCAGAGATGAAATTGAACATCTTTTGGATGACAACGAAGACATGGCCCAGTTAT containing:
- the LOC113731891 gene encoding magnesium transporter MRS2-4, whose product is MKMAKGQSLFRRRKKASLPPHPPEIEATTSSALVPVVPNNNNNNFASSSSTAIVAAAGNNNKASVGKKKAGGAARLWMRFDRTGQSELIECDKSVIIKRVSIPARDLRILGPVFSHSSSILAREKAMVVNLEFIRAIVTAEEVLLVDPLRQDVLPFVDQLRQQLPHKSAFKNDGTGQIVAQDDEMLFPTSEQWLPAPETVEGMQAELPFEFQVLEIALEVVCTFLDSSVAELERDAYPVLDELAMNVSTKNLERVRSLKSNLTRLLARVQKVRDEIEHLLDDNEDMAQLYLTRKWIQNQQSEALLGAMVSNNNVPAATLLQRLNSTTSGSLTINHSNDDDVEDLEMLLEAYFMQLDGTRNKILSVREYIDDTEDYVNIQLDNQRNELIQLQLTLTIASFAVAVETLIAGVFGMNIPCTLYQTNGVFWPLVGGCTAGCMLLFLLILGYARWKKLLGS